GCCGCGAGCCATTCGCGGACGTAGCGCTCGGCAGTGCCGGTCGCCGCGGCCAGGGCGGCGGCATCCATCGGGCCGTCCTGGGCGAGAGCCTTGTAGAGACCGAGCTTGTCGCCCAGCAGCATGAGCGAAGCGCTCATCGCCGCGCCGATATCCCCGATCATCTTGCACATGAAAGAATTGAGGCGATCTTCGTTGATTTCCATGACGCTCCTCCATTGCGTTCGCGTTGAACTTGAGGGATTCGCGCACGGACGGTCGCAACTATCCGGGCGTTAGTGGTCGGGACGCATCACAAACCTGCAAAGCAAATGATCGAGCGAGACCCGGCCCGGTCCATAGGCCATGATGGCCAGCGCCATTGCCGCCCAGGTGATGTGGACCGGCCAGCCGTCGGGCACGGTGAGCTCGACGATGACGGTCATGAACAGGAGCCCGAGCGCGGCAAAGCGTGTGCCGAGGCCGAGCACCAGCAGGACCGGAAACATGACCTCGCCGCAGCCGGACAGGAAGGCCATCGTCGCGGGGATCGGGTAGTGATAGGGGCCGCCTGGCAGATGCAGCATGAACTCGTCGGTGAAGAGTGTCACCGCAACGTCGCTTAACTTGAAGAACCCGGTCCATTTGAGGATGCCCGAACGCCAAAACGGGACCGCCAATGCCAGGCGAAGAACGAGCTGCACCATGGATGGAGTTGCGATCGTCCGGACCAGAGCATTGGCCCTGTCGACCAGCTCGCCGAAAGAGGGCAGGGCATTTGCCGGTGCGATGCGTTGTTCCGAAATCATCTTGCGTCTCCAGACGACAGCGAGGCGAAGGCGCCCGCCTCGAACAGGCCGGCGATATTGGTGGCGAGATCGAAATCAGGTGCGTCTTCCAGCGCCGCAGCGGCGGCTTCTGCCAGCATGGATCCCGACATCAGGCAGGTCAGGAAGACCGCGCCGCCCGGCGGTAACAGCTGCACCACGATTTCGACGTCCGGCCGCGTGATCAGGGCATCTTCCGGTACGGAGGCGTCGATGGTGCCGGCAGACTCCGAGCCGCCGCGGTTGGCGGCAAAGATGCTCACCGCCGCGTAAGGCGACCGTACCACCCGGGTCGCCGGATGCACGGTGAAAACGAGGCCGGCCAGACGATCCGGCGCGACCCTGGCGAGAGAGGATGGCAAGAGCGGCGCGCTGTCGGCGGCGTGATAGGCGTCAAGCCAGGCCCGCTCGATCCGCGCGACATCGGCGAGCCAGGGCAGCGATTGAGCGTGCTCGTAGCTTTCGATGAAGGCGGGAAAATCGCGCCCGTAGTCGAACAGCAGCGGCGACGCCGGCGGGGTCTTGCGAACATGGATACGCGCCATGGCGCGAAAGAAATCTGCACCGGTCAGGCGCTGCACCGCCGGGTAGATCGACGCGAGCGCGTCGATCAGGCTAACCGTGACGTTGTTGCGATGGACGTTGTAGCACTTGACGGCTGACTTGCCGCAAGGCCCCGTCACGATGCTCGGAATCTCGCCGACCGGATCGAGCAAGGCAGGCGCGAACGCGGCCGCGTAGGAGGCATCCGGTTCAGGCTGCATGACGAATCCTCCCGGCATGACGATCCAGGATCGCCTGTGCAGCCGCGGCCTCGGCCTTCAGGAGCGGCCAATGGGGAATGTTGCTGTCCCATTCGATCAGGGTCGGAACGGGGCCGCGGCGTGCTATCACGATCTCGAACAGCTTCCAGACCGCGTCCGCGACCGGGCCGTCATGACTGTCGATCAGCAGCTTGCCTTCATCGTCGTCTTGCTCGG
This genomic interval from Bradyrhizobium guangzhouense contains the following:
- a CDS encoding DoxX family protein, whose translation is MISEQRIAPANALPSFGELVDRANALVRTIATPSMVQLVLRLALAVPFWRSGILKWTGFFKLSDVAVTLFTDEFMLHLPGGPYHYPIPATMAFLSGCGEVMFPVLLVLGLGTRFAALGLLFMTVIVELTVPDGWPVHITWAAMALAIMAYGPGRVSLDHLLCRFVMRPDH
- a CDS encoding HvfC/BufC N-terminal domain-containing protein → MQPEPDASYAAAFAPALLDPVGEIPSIVTGPCGKSAVKCYNVHRNNVTVSLIDALASIYPAVQRLTGADFFRAMARIHVRKTPPASPLLFDYGRDFPAFIESYEHAQSLPWLADVARIERAWLDAYHAADSAPLLPSSLARVAPDRLAGLVFTVHPATRVVRSPYAAVSIFAANRGGSESAGTIDASVPEDALITRPDVEIVVQLLPPGGAVFLTCLMSGSMLAEAAAAALEDAPDFDLATNIAGLFEAGAFASLSSGDAR